CGTAACGACGCTACACTCATCAAGGACTTCGTAGCCGGATTCCTCTCCAATAAAAATTTGCAGGCCCGGAGCCTGGATCGCCTGATCTAATAAATGAAGAATGTCACGCTTTTGATTAAAGGCCTCGAACAGCTTCCTAAGCGTCTCAACGTTTGACAACTCGGCAAACTCCATCAGGTTCGTCTGACCTGCCAGGACATAATCATGCTTGCTATCGCTAGCTACCGAGGCTTTCTCCGCCATTGCGATGACCGCCTGCATCATCCGATTCACGTCGGCATGTACTTCTTGCATCTCCTTCACGATAGCAGCGCGAACAGACTTCAGATCCTTGCCGGCAAGTGACCGATTCACATAGTTGGCGGCCTCCTGCAACTCGGATGGCGAATAGCGGTGCGCCGTATGAATAATACGATTCTGAACCTCGTGCTCATTGAGAACCAGAATAACGAGAACTTGATTTCCCGAAAGCCGCATAAACTCAACCTGGCTCAACGCATGCTGTTCAGCACGTGGCAACATGACGACACCTGCCAGGTGGGTGATGTTAGACAGCATGGTTGAAGTCTTTTGCAACAGGCCATCCACGTCCTGCTCACTGTCGAGCTCACTCGATATCTTATTAACCTCGCGCGCGTTCAACGCCTTTAATATCAACAGTGTGTCAACAAACAGGCGATACCCCTGCACCGTGGGCACACGTCCCGCGGACGTGTGCGGGGAACGAACCAGTCCCAATGCTTCCAGGTCTGCCATGACGTTGCGCACTGTCGCAGGACTGACATCGAGCCCCGCATCGCGCGCCAGCGTTCGGGAACCAACTGGTTGGCCATCGATAATAAAATGCTCCACCAGCGCCTTAAACAACTGCAAAGCACGGTCATTCAATACAGAGTCTTTTTTTGCGCGAGCCATAGGTGGGTTTCAACATGTTTCAATTTGATGGGGGTAAAAATTTAGCACTCTAGGCATGAGAGTGCAAAAAGACGTGTTGGCGGCAATCACCGGACATGCTAAGTTTGCGTGACCATCAAGGGAGCAACCAGGTGCAGAAGTTCAAGCGTATCGGGGTGATCGCTAAGGGCGGGGCCACTGAGATCGGGGATACATTGAGTTCCCTCAGCGACTACCTGAAGAGCCGAGGGATCCGGATTGTCACCGATTCGAACTGTGCTGATCTGCTCCCGGATGTCGGTGTTGAAATCGTGGATCGCGATGACGTGGGTGGTAGATGCGACCTCGCCATCGCCATCGGCGGAGATGGAACTATGCTCAATGCCGCTCGCCTGCTTTCTAATCACGACGTCCCGTTGCTGGGCATCAACATTGGCCGGCTGGGCTTCCTTGCTGACGTTTCACCCGATGCGATCAAGGAAACACTTGACCGCATTCTTGACGGCGAATTCGTAGAGGACAGGCGATTTCTGCTGCAAAGTCGGGTCCTTCGCGGAGGTCAATCTGTCATGGAAAGCGACGCGTTGAATGATGTCGTTATTCACAAACGCAATGTTGCCCGGCTGGTCGAGTTTGAAACCTATATTAATGATACCTTCGTTCATAGCCAGCGCTCCGATGGCATGATCGTTTCCACACCGACCGGCTCAACCGCGTATGCCCTATCGGGCGGAGGACCTTTATTACATCCCGACCTCGATGCGATAGTGCTGGTGCCGATTTGCCCGCACGCCCTCAGCAATCGCCCCATCGTCATTGATGGCGAGAGCCGTATCGAGATTGTTGTGGGCAGCCGAGAAGTCGACCATGCAAGGCTCACCTGTGACGGTGAAATGGCTCATGAGCTCCTACCCGGTGACCACATCCTGATTCAAAAAAAAGCAAAGCCGATCAGACTGATCCATCCAGCCGGACACGATCATTACGCCATCCTGCGCGCGAAGCTCCAATGGGGCCGGGAACTATGTTAAGACAGTTCCACATTCGTGATTTTGCCGTCATTGAGCAACTGGAACTAGGACTTGAACACGGTTTGACGGTGTTTACCGGCGAGACGGGGGCTGGGAAATCGATCCTCGTGGATGCCCTTGGTTTGGTGCTGGGGGATCGGGCCGATAGCACCGTCGTACGTAGCGGCTCTCTGCGTGCCGAAATCACGGCTGTTTTTGGAATCGACGGCTATACGGATGTCTGCAAATTGCTCCAGGAACATGGTCTTGAAGGTGAGAACAATGAATGTATCGTCCGACGGCTCATTGGCAATGACGGACGCTCGCGCGCATTCATCAACGGTAGCCCAACACCTGTACAACTACTACGGGAACTCGGCATCCGGCTGGTGGACATACACGGACAGCTGGACCATCAGTCCCTTACCAGACGCGACGTCCAGCGGGCGATACTGGACGACTTTGCAAAACACGGCGAACAGGTGGAAAAGGTTGCCAACGCGTATGGCGAGTGGCGGGAGGCCCGAGATGCGCTCGCAGCACTTCAAGGTTCTGACCGAGACCGTGGTGCGCAGGTCGCACTCTTGCGCTACCAGATCCAGGAGTTGGATGCATTGCGGCTCGATCCATCCGAACTCAAAGCCCTTGAAGAGGAACACGCACGACTTGCCAACCTCGGCCGCATCCTGGAGGGATGTCAGGCTGCACTCAGCGCCACTGCTGAGGCCGACGGGTCGGCAGTTAGCAGATTACAGAGAGCAGCCAAGCAGCTAAGCGAGCTACAGACATTCGACGAGGCCTTGAGGCCGACCACCGAGCTACTCGAGAGTGCCGCTATTCAGGTGGACGAGGCAGCCATGGCGCTTAGGCACTACCTGGACAAACTTGAAATGGACCCGAACCGCCTCAGATGGGTGGAAGACCGACTCAGCGCACTCCTCGACATGGCGCGAAAGCATCAAATCCCCGCCGAACAACTTTCAGGTCAGCTTTCAAAGCTGAAGGCTGAACTCCAGTCACTCGAACGTAGTGAAGAACGCTTCGAGGAACTCAAGGCCCAACAGGAAGAATGCCGCGGACGCTATTTCCGGGAGGCAAAGGCACTACACGAGAGCCGAAGGCGAGCGGCGGATCAGCTGGCGGGGACGATCGGCAAGAATATACAAAAGCTTGGCATGCCGGGCGGACAGTTCACCGTCGAGGTGCGCACCACCCAGCGCCAGGATCCCACGCCCAATGGCATCGATCATGTGGAATATTTCGTCACCACTAATCCCGGACAAGCATTACGTCCATTAAGCAAGGTCGCCTCTGGTGGAGAACTCTCGCGAATAAGCCTCGCAATTCAGGTTATCAGCGCCAAGGGACGGGGGGTGCCGACCCTCGTCTTTGATGAAATTGACGCCGGCATCGGTGGCCGGGTGGCGGAGATCGTTGGGCAACAATTGCGGACACTAACGGATGACCGACAGGTTCTGTGCGTTACCCACCTGCCCCAGGTGGCATCACAGAGTCACCATCACGTTCGGGTTACAAAGCTAGCGCGAGGCAACCAGACACGCACCGAGATTACTGTCCTCAATGGCTATGAACGCGTTAAGGAGATTGCACGCATGCTCGGTGGAATCAAAATCACCGAGCAGACCATCGAGCACGCACGCGAAATGCTGGAACATGGGATGAACGCTTGATCAAGGTCGACACGGCAGAGTCGTCTGCAAAAGCAATCTTGCGGCTATTGTTTTGAACAACTCGGGTCTTTGCACCGACCATAAAGGATTAAGGAATGGTCTTCGATATCAAATCCATTCTGCTCCGCCATAACCCGTTGCCGCTCCTCGATGATATCATCGACAAATTCAACTATTTTTCCGCACTGTATGCACATGATGTGATCGTGGTGGGGGCCCTGTTTCAACTCAAAGACCGAATGGCCGCCTTCGAAATGATGACGCGTTACTAGACTAGCGGCTTCGAACTGCGTCAAGACCCGATAGATTGTGGCTAGACCCACATCCTCGCCTGCTTCCATCAAGGCCTTATAAACATCCTCCGCGCTCATGTGACGCTGCTTACTGGTTTCCAGCATCTGTAGTATACGGATGCGTGGCAGCGTTGCTTTCAGGCCGGCTTTCTTAAGATCCTGAGTCTCCATTGCACTTTTCGCAAGCGTCACAAGGAAGGTGTAAACCGGGCGAGGTCAATAAGTGGATAAACTGAAACGATTCCGGCAACAGTATACTCGAACAACGGGGTCTTGTCGCCGGCCCTTCGTCCATGCTTTCCGGCGAACGTTGAGATAGAATTTAAAGTCATATTGAGAGCCCGGGCTTCCATGCGTATCCAGTCACTTACCTTAGTCATCGTTGCGGCACTGATTTTATCTTCAGGTTGTTCCCATGAGCCTAAATGGCGCACTAAAATTCCCTTTGTCTACAAGGTCGACGTCCAGCAGGGTAACGTCGTTACCCAAGATATGCTGGCCAGATTGCAGCCCGGCATGGACAAAAGCCAAGTTAGCTTCATTATGGGCACACCATTGCTTATCGATGTATTCCACAATGATCGCTGGGACTACTATTACAGCTACCAGAAAGGTGGTAAGAGGCGCGAGCAAAGACGCGTCACACTGATTTTTGAAGATGACAAACTCATTGCCGTCGAAGGGGATGTGAAAGTCGCATTGGAACCACTGAAACCAGCCGAGCCTACCGAGACCACGGTCGTCGTTCCGCTGGAGCGAAGTAAAACGGGCCTGTTTAGTGGCCTGCTGCATACGTTTGGATTGGGGGAAGAAGGCCCGCCCCCGACGCAAG
This DNA window, taken from Gammaproteobacteria bacterium, encodes the following:
- the bamE gene encoding outer membrane protein assembly factor BamE, which codes for MRIQSLTLVIVAALILSSGCSHEPKWRTKIPFVYKVDVQQGNVVTQDMLARLQPGMDKSQVSFIMGTPLLIDVFHNDRWDYYYSYQKGGKRREQRRVTLIFEDDKLIAVEGDVKVALEPLKPAEPTETTVVVPLERSKTGLFSGLLHTFGLGEEGPPPTQAEREAMEAELSEHDKELLKQEQIDAEESDPSAPVIPGAEGL
- the hrcA gene encoding heat-inducible transcriptional repressor HrcA, producing MARAKKDSVLNDRALQLFKALVEHFIIDGQPVGSRTLARDAGLDVSPATVRNVMADLEALGLVRSPHTSAGRVPTVQGYRLFVDTLLILKALNAREVNKISSELDSEQDVDGLLQKTSTMLSNITHLAGVVMLPRAEQHALSQVEFMRLSGNQVLVILVLNEHEVQNRIIHTAHRYSPSELQEAANYVNRSLAGKDLKSVRAAIVKEMQEVHADVNRMMQAVIAMAEKASVASDSKHDYVLAGQTNLMEFAELSNVETLRKLFEAFNQKRDILHLLDQAIQAPGLQIFIGEESGYEVLDECSVVTSPYEVEGQVVGVLGVIGPTRMAYERVIPIVDVTAKMLGAALKSRH
- the recN gene encoding DNA repair protein RecN; this encodes MLRQFHIRDFAVIEQLELGLEHGLTVFTGETGAGKSILVDALGLVLGDRADSTVVRSGSLRAEITAVFGIDGYTDVCKLLQEHGLEGENNECIVRRLIGNDGRSRAFINGSPTPVQLLRELGIRLVDIHGQLDHQSLTRRDVQRAILDDFAKHGEQVEKVANAYGEWREARDALAALQGSDRDRGAQVALLRYQIQELDALRLDPSELKALEEEHARLANLGRILEGCQAALSATAEADGSAVSRLQRAAKQLSELQTFDEALRPTTELLESAAIQVDEAAMALRHYLDKLEMDPNRLRWVEDRLSALLDMARKHQIPAEQLSGQLSKLKAELQSLERSEERFEELKAQQEECRGRYFREAKALHESRRRAADQLAGTIGKNIQKLGMPGGQFTVEVRTTQRQDPTPNGIDHVEYFVTTNPGQALRPLSKVASGGELSRISLAIQVISAKGRGVPTLVFDEIDAGIGGRVAEIVGQQLRTLTDDRQVLCVTHLPQVASQSHHHVRVTKLARGNQTRTEITVLNGYERVKEIARMLGGIKITEQTIEHAREMLEHGMNA
- the fur gene encoding ferric iron uptake transcriptional regulator, encoding METQDLKKAGLKATLPRIRILQMLETSKQRHMSAEDVYKALMEAGEDVGLATIYRVLTQFEAASLVTRHHFEGGHSVFELKQGPHHDHIMCIQCGKIVEFVDDIIEERQRVMAEQNGFDIEDHSLILYGRCKDPSCSKQ
- a CDS encoding NAD(+) kinase, giving the protein MQKFKRIGVIAKGGATEIGDTLSSLSDYLKSRGIRIVTDSNCADLLPDVGVEIVDRDDVGGRCDLAIAIGGDGTMLNAARLLSNHDVPLLGINIGRLGFLADVSPDAIKETLDRILDGEFVEDRRFLLQSRVLRGGQSVMESDALNDVVIHKRNVARLVEFETYINDTFVHSQRSDGMIVSTPTGSTAYALSGGGPLLHPDLDAIVLVPICPHALSNRPIVIDGESRIEIVVGSREVDHARLTCDGEMAHELLPGDHILIQKKAKPIRLIHPAGHDHYAILRAKLQWGRELC